In the Oncorhynchus gorbuscha isolate QuinsamMale2020 ecotype Even-year linkage group LG05, OgorEven_v1.0, whole genome shotgun sequence genome, one interval contains:
- the LOC124036141 gene encoding tubulin beta-1 chain produces the protein MREIVHLQAGQCGNQIGAKFWEVISDEHGIDPTGTYHGDSDLQLDRINVYYNEASGGKYVPRAVLVDLEPGTMDSVRSGPFGQIFRPDNFVFGQSGAGNNWAKGHYTEGAELVDSVLDVVRKEAESCDCLQGFQLTHSLGGGTGSGMGTLLISKIREEYPDRIMNTFSVVPSPKVSDTVVEPYNATLSVHQLVENTDETFCIDNEALYDICFRTLKLTTPSYGDLNHLVSATMSGVTTCLRFPGQLNADLRKLAVNMVPFPRLHFFMPGFAPLTSRGSQQYRSLTVPELTQQMFDAKNMMAACDPRHGRYLTVAAIFRGRMSMKEVDEQMLNVQNKNSSYFVEWIPNNVKTAVCDIPPRGLKMAATFIGNSTAIQELFKRISEQFTAMFRRKAFLHWYTGEGMDEMEFTEAESNMNDLVSEYQQYQDATAEEEGEFEEEGEEELA, from the exons ATGAGGGAAATTGTGCATCTTCAGGCTGGACAGTGTGGAAACCAGATCGGAGCTAAG TTCTGGGAGGTGATCAGTGACGAGCATGGCATTGACCCAACTGGTACATACCATGGGGACAGTGACCTCCAGCTCGATAGGATTAACGTATACTACAATGAAGCCTCAG GTGGTAAATACGTGCCCCGCGCTGTGCTTGTCGACTTGGAGCCAGGGACCATGGACTCTGTGAGATCCGGACCCTTCGGCCAGATCTTTAGACCCGACAACTTTGTGTTCG GCCAGAGTGGTGCTGGAAACAACTGGGCCAAGGGCCACTACACAGAGGGAGCTGAGCTGGTGGACTCAGTCCTGGATGTTGtgaggaaggaggcagagagctgtGACTGTCTGCAGGGCTTCCAGCTCACCCACTCCCTGGGAGGTGGAACTGGCTCTGGCATGGGCACCCTGCTCATCAGCAAGATCCGTGAAGAGTACCCCGACCGCATCATGAACACCTTCAGCGTGGTGCCCTCACCCAAAGTATCAGACACTGTGGTGGAGCCCTACAATGCCACCCTGTCAGTCCACCAGCTAGTGGAAAACACTGACGAGACCTTCTGTATTGACAACGAGGCACTCTACGACATCTGCTTCCGTACCCTGAAACTCACTACTCCCTCCTACGGTGACCTCAACCACCTGGTGTCGGCCACAATGAGCGGCGTCACAACCTGCCTGCGGTTCCCAGGACAGCTGAATGCTGACCTCCGCAAGCTGGCCGTCAACATGGTGCCCTTCCCCCGCCTCCACTTCTTCATGCCCGGGTTTGCCCCCCTCACAAGCAGGGGAAGCCAGCAGTACCGCTCCCTCACTGTTCCCGAGCTCACCCAGCAGATGTTCGACGCCAAGAACATGATGGCCGCCTGCGACCCCCGCCACGGACGCTACCTTACAGTGGCTGCCATCTTCCGCGGGCGAATGTCCATGAAGGAGGTAGACGAGCAGATGCTGAACGTGCAGAACAAGAACAGCAGCTACTTCGTTGAATGGATCCCCAACAACGTCAAGACCGCCGTCTGCGACATTCCCCCGCGTGGCCTCAAGATGGCCGCCACCTTCATTGGCAACAGCACAGCAATCCAGGAGCTGTTCAAGCGTATCTCCGAGCAGTTCACAGCCATGTTCAGGCGTAAGGCTTTCCTCCATTGGTACACAGGTGAGGGTATGGACGAGATGGAGTTCACTGAGGCAGAGAGCAACATGAACGACCTGGTGTCTGAGTACCAGCAGTACCAGGACGCCACcgctgaggaggagggagagtttgaggaggagggagaagaggagctgGCCTAA